Genomic DNA from Rhodothermales bacterium:
GCGGTACCCCCACCGCTCGTATTCATCTTCGATTTCCAGCCGCAGCGGCTGCACCGTGTGTGCTCCGGGAATAGTCAGAACCAGGGGCAGCGGGTGGCTGGTGGCCATGTTCTCCAGTTCCATGTCCAGCCGCATGGTAATCGAGCCCGGCAGCAGATTCGTGATGCGGATCCCCACCTGGCCGTCCTGATTGCGTACGCCCTCCAGGCAGAATGCGTTGTCGAAACAGTCCTCCTGGGCAACCGCGTATTGCGGTGCCGCGAGCAGCAGCAGAATCAGGCAGGCACCGACTCCCGCCGGGGTAGCGGGTCTTCGTCGAAGCCGGCAAGCGATAGGCTTTCGGACCATAGACGGGCGGCAGCTTCCGTATCCATCGATGCCGTAGACGATGGAACGGGTTTTTCGTTCGCAAAGTAGCGGCCGCTGATGCCCTCCACATCTGGAGAGGTCGCCAGGTGAACGACCGTGCGTGCGCCCTGCGCAGGGGTGAGCATGAATGGGGAGGCCGCTTTCCAGATGGCGCTCAGGAGGCCGTTGCCGGCTCTTCCAAAGCTGGTGGCGACCACGCCCGGGTGCAGCGCGTTGGCAGAGACACCGGTACCTTCAAGCCGTCGTGCCAGCTCGTAGGTGAACAGGATGTTCGCCAGCTTGGACGTGCCGTAGGCCTTCCATCCGTTGTAGCGCTTCTCGGACTGCAGATCCTCAAAGTTGAGCTTCATGCGCCGGTGGGCGTTGGAGGCCACGTTGATGACCCGGCAGGGAGCGCTCTTCCTCAGCGTATCGAGCAGGCTGAGTGTGATCGTGAAGTAGGCCAGGTGATTGACCGCAAAGGTCATCTCATGGCCCTGCGCGGTGACTTCCCGCCTGTTGCGGAAGAGGCCGGCGTTGTTGACCAGCACATCGATCTGAGGGTATTCGTCCGCGAGCCTCGCGGCGAGATCCTTGACCGCCTGGAGTTCACTGAGGTCCGTGAGTATCAGGTCGACACTGGAGGAACCGGAGTCCTTCATCACTTCCAGCAAGGCCTGCTTGCCGCGCTCGCGGTTGCGGCAGATCATCACCACGCGGGCACCCATGCGCGCGATTTCGGTCGCTGCTGCTTTCCCGATCCCCGAGTTGGCCCCGGTGATGACGCAGGTACTGCCTTCGATCTGGTTCATGCGGGAACGGACCAGGCCCTGCGGAACGCCGCCACGTTTGCCGCAACCCCTTGTGAGCCTTTGAACACCGCACTTCCCGCAACGATCACGTCTGCGCCGGCCTGCACAACCTCGCCTACGTTGGAGGGCTTGACGCCGCCATCAACTTCCAGGTAAGCACCCGAGCCGATCCGGTCCAGCATCTCCCGAAGCCTGGCAATCTTGCGGGTGCTCTGCGGAATGTAGCTCTGACCGCCGAAGCCCGGATTCACGCTCATGATGAGCGCCAGGTCGATGTCCGGAAGGACTTCCTCAAGCGTCGACAGCGACGTGCCGGGATTCAGGGTGACCCCTGCTTTCATGCCGGCGGCCTTGATAGCCTGCACGGTCCGGTGCAGGTGGGTCGAGGCCTCAACGTGCACCGTCAGAATATCCGAACCCGCCTCGGCAAACGCGTCTATATACCGCTCGGGCTTCTCGATCATCAGGTGTACATCCAGCACGGTACCGGTCTCGTCCGCCAACTCCCGAAGGGCACGTACGATCAGAGGGCCAATCGTGATGTTGGGCACGAAGTGACCGTCCATCACATCCACGTGCAGCCACTCGGCGCCCGCCTCGATGGCAGCCCGACAGTGCGCCTCCAGGCGGCCGAAGTCGGCAGACAGAATGGAAGGCGCCAGGATCGGCATCTAGATGGCGTGCAGGACCGCCAGGATGATCGCAATCACCATGGCGTTTACAAGGGCGATGGGCAGGAGGTACTTCCAGCCGAGCGTCATCAGCTGCTGATACTTGAAGCGCGGCAGCGTCCAGCGCACCCAGATGAAGACGAAGGCGAAGAAGCCTGCCTTTACGAGCAGTGACATGACCTGCATGGCGCCGAGCAGGAAGGAGCCTTCCAGACCAGGGAACGCATTCAGGATCAGCGGCTCGAACGGCAGCAGGTAGCCACCGAAGAAGAGCGTGGCGATGAAGAACGACGCCACGAAGAAGTTCACGTACTCGGCCAGGAAGAACATCCCGAACTTCATGCCCGAATACTCGGTGTGGTATCCGCCGACCAGCTCCTGCTCGGCCTCAGGAAGGTCGAATGGCGTCCGGTTGGTTTCGGCAAAGGCGGTCACAATGAAGATGACAGCGCCAATGGGATTGCGGAAGATATTCCAGCCCAGCAGGCCACCACCCACGTTCTGGGCCTCCACCATCTCAACGAGGTTGAGGGAGCCGGTAAGCAGCACGACCGACAGTACGGCCAGGCCCATGGACAGCTCGTACGAAATCATCTGAGCGGACGATCGCAGGCCGCCGAGAAGCGAGTACTTGGAGTTGGAGCTCCATCCAGCGAGTGTGACGCCGTACACCGAAATAGAGGTCAACGCCAGCAGTACCAGCGCCGAAACCTCCACGTCGGCGACCACCACACCGCGGGCCCACGGGATCAGGCCTCCGGCG
This window encodes:
- a CDS encoding ribulose-phosphate 3-epimerase, coding for MPILAPSILSADFGRLEAHCRAAIEAGAEWLHVDVMDGHFVPNITIGPLIVRALRELADETGTVLDVHLMIEKPERYIDAFAEAGSDILTVHVEASTHLHRTVQAIKAAGMKAGVTLNPGTSLSTLEEVLPDIDLALIMSVNPGFGGQSYIPQSTRKIARLREMLDRIGSGAYLEVDGGVKPSNVGEVVQAGADVIVAGSAVFKGSQGVAANVAAFRRAWSVPA
- a CDS encoding SDR family oxidoreductase, whose translation is MNQIEGSTCVITGANSGIGKAAATEIARMGARVVMICRNRERGKQALLEVMKDSGSSSVDLILTDLSELQAVKDLAARLADEYPQIDVLVNNAGLFRNRREVTAQGHEMTFAVNHLAYFTITLSLLDTLRKSAPCRVINVASNAHRRMKLNFEDLQSEKRYNGWKAYGTSKLANILFTYELARRLEGTGVSANALHPGVVATSFGRAGNGLLSAIWKAASPFMLTPAQGARTVVHLATSPDVEGISGRYFANEKPVPSSTASMDTEAAARLWSESLSLAGFDEDPLPRRESVPA
- the nuoH gene encoding NADH-quinone oxidoreductase subunit NuoH — its product is MELAWYWTAAVAFLIINFLLVSASVLVYAERKVSGYIQARPGPNRVGPFGFLQPFADVLKLVLKENIVPLTANPFVHSLAPTLMVIIAMGAGGLIPWARGVVVADVEVSALVLLALTSISVYGVTLAGWSSNSKYSLLGGLRSSAQMISYELSMGLAVLSVVLLTGSLNLVEMVEAQNVGGGLLGWNIFRNPIGAVIFIVTAFAETNRTPFDLPEAEQELVGGYHTEYSGMKFGMFFLAEYVNFFVASFFIATLFFGGYLLPFEPLILNAFPGLEGSFLLGAMQVMSLLVKAGFFAFVFIWVRWTLPRFKYQQLMTLGWKYLLPIALVNAMVIAIILAVLHAI